From the genome of Blautia hydrogenotrophica DSM 10507:
CTTTTAACCAACGCACCCATTCTTCCATCCCTTCCCCAGTCTTAGCTGAGATGGGAATCACTTTAATATTGGGATTCAGTTTTTTCGCTCTCTCCTCGCACTTGGCCAGGTCAAAGTCAAAATACGGCAGCACGTCGGTCTTGTTCACTAAAAGGACGTCGCACACAGAAAACATCAGGGGATATTTCAGGGGTTTGTCGTCCCCCTCCGGCACACTCAGAATCATTGCGCTTTTCGCCGCACCGGTATCAAATTCCGCTGGACAGACCAGATTTCCCACATTCTCCAAGACAGCCAAATCAAGCTCCTCTGTTCCCAGCGCCTCGACACCCTGTCTGGTCATCTCTGCATCCAGGTGACACATTCCTCCTGTGTGAAGCTGAATAACCCTTGCCCCCGTCTTCGCAATCGTCTCTGCATCCACATCGGAATCTATGTCAGCCTCCATCACACCGATTTTCAAGTCATTTCCCAGCATCTGAATGGTTCTGGACAGCGTCGTCGTCTTTCCCGAACCGGGAGAAGACATCAGGTTCAGGAGAAATACCTTGCGCTCTTTCATCTCTTCCCTTAACTTTTTCGCCCGCTCATCGTTATTCTTAAAGATACTCTCTTTTACTTCCAACACCCTGTATTTTTCCATTCCTTCTC
Proteins encoded in this window:
- the hypB gene encoding hydrogenase nickel incorporation protein HypB; the protein is MEKYRVLEVKESIFKNNDERAKKLREEMKERKVFLLNLMSSPGSGKTTTLSRTIQMLGNDLKIGVMEADIDSDVDAETIAKTGARVIQLHTGGMCHLDAEMTRQGVEALGTEELDLAVLENVGNLVCPAEFDTGAAKSAMILSVPEGDDKPLKYPLMFSVCDVLLVNKTDVLPYFDFDLAKCEERAKKLNPNIKVIPISAKTGEGMEEWVRWLKEQVNEWKK